Proteins from a genomic interval of Chitinophagales bacterium:
- a CDS encoding alpha/beta fold hydrolase, whose amino-acid sequence MLAFSISTIILLFALLYFMQERLLFFPSKLPKNYTYHFSEVFEEVNLEVAKNIHINALLFKTNQQESKGVLLFLHGNGGAIHGWGTGAGLYTGQGYDVFYVDYRGYGKSDGKIKSENQLVEDAQIAYDYLKKHYAENTIIVSGTSMGTGIAAQIAAQNQPLKLLLNSPYFSLQSLILEKVKVIPNFLIKYKFKTFQHFQQVKCPITIFHGDKDTVIPHSHSLQLEEKYPHIKLYLIEGAGHNDLINSKEYDFNMKAILSI is encoded by the coding sequence ATGCTTGCTTTCTCTATAAGCACTATTATCCTACTTTTTGCGCTCCTTTACTTTATGCAAGAACGCTTGTTATTCTTTCCCTCCAAACTTCCAAAAAATTATACCTACCATTTTTCCGAGGTTTTTGAAGAGGTTAATTTAGAAGTGGCAAAAAACATTCACATCAATGCGCTTTTGTTCAAAACCAATCAACAAGAGTCCAAAGGAGTGTTGTTGTTTCTGCATGGAAATGGCGGAGCAATTCATGGATGGGGTACGGGCGCAGGACTTTATACAGGACAAGGATACGATGTTTTTTATGTGGATTATAGGGGATATGGCAAAAGCGATGGGAAGATAAAAAGTGAAAATCAATTGGTCGAGGATGCACAAATTGCCTACGACTATTTGAAAAAACACTATGCAGAAAACACCATTATCGTGTCGGGTACTTCAATGGGTACAGGCATTGCAGCTCAAATTGCAGCCCAAAACCAACCATTGAAATTGCTGCTGAATTCTCCTTATTTTAGTTTGCAGTCTTTGATATTGGAGAAAGTGAAGGTCATTCCAAATTTTCTAATCAAGTACAAATTCAAAACCTTCCAACATTTTCAGCAGGTGAAATGCCCGATTACCATTTTTCATGGTGACAAAGATACGGTGATTCCACATAGTCATTCACTGCAATTGGAGGAAAAATATCCACATATAAAGCTGTATCTTATTGAAGGAGCAGGACACAATGACTTGATTAATAGTAAAGAATATGACTTCAATATGAAAGCAATACTCTCTATTTAA
- a CDS encoding HEAT repeat domain-containing protein: MNTFSKLQFRWYLFNKNIPQLATFLQSPSYKNRRLAALKLGQLKDITAIPFLKQKLDDPVLKVAETALYAIEVISTFNDYPIDLQEYKYTLKQRKKDLAYSYHRMEDFKFQKESWIPTIKQLLKKPIAYGSWFPNQ; encoded by the coding sequence ATGAATACCTTCAGCAAATTGCAATTTCGTTGGTACTTGTTCAACAAAAATATTCCCCAATTGGCAACATTCCTTCAATCTCCCTCCTACAAAAACCGTAGATTGGCCGCCCTAAAATTGGGACAATTGAAGGACATAACAGCCATTCCTTTTTTGAAGCAAAAACTGGATGACCCTGTATTGAAGGTAGCCGAAACTGCTTTGTATGCCATTGAAGTAATTTCTACTTTTAATGATTATCCTATTGACTTGCAAGAATATAAGTACACATTGAAGCAAAGAAAAAAGGATTTAGCGTATTCCTACCATAGAATGGAAGATTTCAAATTTCAGAAAGAAAGTTGGATTCCCACAATTAAGCAATTACTGAAAAAGCCCATTGCTTATGGAAGCTGGTTTCCGAATCAATAA
- a CDS encoding peroxiredoxin yields the protein METQEIINTMPRIGDQAPDFEAVTTKGKIKFSDYAKDKWVVLFSHPADFTPVCTTEMSGFAIRKPEFDALNTELMGLSIDSVHAHLGWVNNVRNNTGVYFNFPIIADIDMKVSKLYGMLQPNESETAAVRAVFFIDPSKKIRLIMYYPLNVGRNMDEILRVLDALQTSDKYKVAMPLDWKRGEKVIVPPPKTLEEMDSRLADTSCEKVDFYLCKKSLNLN from the coding sequence ATGGAAACACAAGAAATCATAAACACCATGCCAAGAATTGGCGACCAAGCTCCCGATTTTGAGGCGGTTACGACCAAAGGAAAAATCAAGTTTTCGGACTATGCAAAGGATAAATGGGTCGTATTGTTCTCACATCCAGCCGATTTCACGCCCGTTTGTACGACAGAAATGAGTGGTTTTGCGATTCGCAAGCCCGAGTTTGATGCACTCAATACGGAGCTGATGGGTCTGAGCATTGACAGTGTGCATGCTCATTTGGGTTGGGTTAACAATGTAAGAAACAATACAGGAGTTTATTTTAACTTTCCCATTATTGCGGATATTGACATGAAGGTGTCAAAGCTTTATGGAATGTTGCAGCCCAATGAAAGTGAGACGGCTGCGGTTCGTGCAGTTTTTTTCATTGACCCTTCCAAAAAAATTCGCTTGATTATGTACTATCCCTTGAATGTGGGTAGAAATATGGACGAAATCTTGCGAGTTTTGGATGCCCTCCAAACTTCGGACAAATACAAAGTGGCAATGCCTCTGGACTGGAAACGAGGTGAAAAAGTGATTGTTCCTCCGCCAAAAACACTAGAGGAAATGGACAGTCGCTTGGCAGATACCTCTTGTGAAAAAGTGGATTTCTACCTGTGTAAGAAGAGTTTGAATCTAAATTAG
- a CDS encoding aminotransferase class V-fold PLP-dependent enzyme, translated as MKKALQCQKEHFFLPDNVTYLNGAYMSPTLRSVDSAGIQGVQAKRLPFNLSIDDFFKPLEEIRKQYSQLINNLEPQRIATIPSVSYGMAVVANNIQIGKGENIVLIGEQFPSNVYVWQELAAKNGAEIITVSAPKTKENRGKIWNEHLLEAITPKTKLVAMSHIHWADGSWFDLVKIRQRTREVGALLVIDGTQSVGAYPFDVQVIQPDALICGGYKWLLGPYSLGVAYFGEAFDNGKPIEESWFNRYKSEDFANLVHYEDRYQAGAWRYQTGEASNFILVPMLLEAIKTLNCWKPAHIQAYCKSIVANPIEALKDMGCWVEDTDFRSAHLFGVRLPQNVSIDALKQRFVDEKIYVSFRGDAVRVSPSIYNEEKDLQYLVAVVKDVV; from the coding sequence ATGAAAAAAGCACTTCAATGTCAAAAAGAACATTTTTTTCTGCCCGATAATGTCACCTACCTCAATGGTGCATATATGTCGCCTACCCTTAGAAGCGTTGACTCGGCAGGTATTCAAGGCGTTCAAGCCAAAAGACTACCCTTCAACCTTAGCATAGACGATTTTTTCAAACCCTTGGAGGAAATCCGAAAACAATATTCACAACTCATCAACAATCTTGAACCACAGAGAATTGCGACCATTCCATCGGTTTCTTATGGAATGGCAGTTGTGGCCAACAATATTCAAATCGGTAAAGGTGAAAACATTGTGCTGATTGGCGAACAGTTTCCGAGCAATGTCTATGTTTGGCAGGAATTGGCTGCAAAAAACGGCGCAGAAATCATCACCGTTTCTGCCCCCAAAACCAAAGAAAATCGGGGCAAAATTTGGAATGAACATCTGTTGGAAGCCATCACTCCAAAAACTAAATTGGTGGCGATGTCGCACATACATTGGGCGGATGGCTCTTGGTTTGATTTGGTGAAAATTCGACAGCGAACCCGTGAAGTGGGTGCACTTTTGGTAATTGACGGAACACAATCAGTTGGGGCATATCCTTTTGATGTGCAAGTCATTCAGCCTGATGCCTTGATTTGTGGAGGTTACAAATGGTTGTTAGGTCCTTATTCGCTCGGGGTAGCCTATTTTGGAGAAGCGTTTGACAATGGCAAACCGATTGAAGAAAGTTGGTTCAACCGCTACAAAAGCGAGGATTTCGCCAATTTGGTCCATTACGAAGACAGGTATCAAGCAGGTGCATGGCGGTATCAAACGGGAGAAGCAAGCAATTTTATCTTGGTTCCCATGCTGTTAGAAGCCATCAAAACCTTGAATTGTTGGAAACCTGCCCATATTCAAGCCTACTGCAAAAGTATTGTGGCAAACCCGATTGAAGCACTCAAAGATATGGGTTGTTGGGTGGAAGATACCGATTTTCGCAGCGCACATTTATTTGGCGTTCGACTTCCTCAAAACGTATCTATCGATGCTTTGAAGCAACGTTTTGTAGACGAAAAAATCTATGTTTCGTTTCGTGGAGATGCCGTAAGGGTTTCACCTTCAATTTATAACGAGGAGAAAGATTTGCAGTATTTGGTGGCGGTGGTGAAGGACGTTGTTTAG
- a CDS encoding MBL fold metallo-hydrolase → MQIEQIYTGCLAQGAYYIESKGEVAIIDPLREVQPYIERAEKEGAKIKYIFETHFHADFVSGHLTLAEKTGATIVYGPTAQTKFEATIAEDGQAFQLGDITIVALHTPGHTMESTTYLLKDENGKNHAIFSGDTLFLGDVGRPDLAQKAASMTQEDLAGLLFDSLRTKIMPLADEVIVYPAHGAGSACGKNMMKETVDTLGNQKKMNYALRADMTKDEFIKEVTDGLLPPPAYFPMNVMMNKEGYASIDEVLAKGETALSPDAFEVAANETDAVVLDVRKEDEFAAGHLPRSIFIGLDGSFAPWVGDLIKDVKQPILLVVNKDRLEEAVTRLARVGFDQVLGYLEGGFEAWKKAGKEVDTIEGVTAEELAAIVANDEKVSVVDVRKKSEYLSEHVEGAENVPLAELNHHLAELPKEAPFYVHCLGGYRSMIAASILKSRGYHNLVDVKGGFRAAKEAGIPVTDYVCPSTL, encoded by the coding sequence ATGCAAATAGAGCAAATTTATACAGGATGTTTGGCACAAGGAGCTTACTACATCGAGAGCAAAGGAGAAGTAGCCATTATTGACCCACTTAGAGAAGTACAGCCTTATATCGAACGAGCTGAAAAAGAAGGCGCAAAAATCAAATACATTTTTGAAACCCACTTCCACGCCGATTTTGTGAGTGGACACTTGACCCTCGCCGAAAAAACAGGTGCTACCATCGTGTATGGCCCTACGGCTCAGACAAAATTTGAAGCAACTATTGCAGAAGATGGACAAGCTTTTCAGTTGGGAGATATTACAATTGTGGCTTTGCATACGCCAGGTCACACAATGGAAAGCACGACTTATTTATTGAAGGATGAAAACGGGAAAAACCATGCGATTTTCTCTGGTGATACTTTGTTTTTGGGTGATGTAGGTCGTCCTGATTTGGCGCAAAAAGCTGCAAGCATGACGCAAGAAGATTTAGCGGGTTTGTTATTCGACAGCCTCCGCACCAAAATTATGCCTTTGGCAGATGAGGTAATCGTCTATCCTGCTCACGGTGCAGGTTCGGCTTGTGGCAAAAACATGATGAAAGAAACGGTCGATACGCTTGGCAATCAAAAGAAAATGAACTATGCTTTGCGTGCGGATATGACCAAAGATGAGTTTATCAAAGAAGTAACGGACGGTTTGTTGCCTCCTCCTGCTTATTTCCCGATGAATGTGATGATGAACAAGGAAGGATATGCGAGCATTGACGAAGTGTTGGCAAAAGGCGAAACGGCTTTGTCGCCAGATGCTTTTGAAGTAGCTGCAAATGAGACAGATGCAGTGGTGTTGGATGTGAGAAAAGAAGACGAATTTGCAGCAGGGCATTTACCCCGTTCTATTTTTATTGGCTTGGATGGTAGTTTTGCGCCATGGGTTGGTGATTTGATTAAGGATGTAAAACAGCCGATTTTGTTGGTCGTAAACAAAGACCGATTGGAGGAAGCGGTGACACGTTTGGCGAGAGTGGGTTTTGACCAAGTACTGGGATATTTAGAAGGTGGGTTTGAAGCATGGAAAAAGGCTGGAAAAGAGGTAGATACTATTGAAGGAGTGACTGCCGAAGAGTTGGCTGCAATTGTGGCAAACGATGAGAAAGTATCGGTAGTGGATGTACGTAAAAAGTCGGAATACTTGTCCGAACACGTTGAAGGTGCGGAGAATGTGCCTTTGGCAGAGTTGAACCATCATCTGGCAGAACTACCCAAAGAAGCTCCTTTTTATGTGCATTGTTTGGGAGGTTACCGTTCGATGATTGCTGCTTCGATATTGAAGTCGAGAGGCTACCACAATTTAGTGGATGTGAAAGGTGGTTTTAGGGCTGCAAAAGAGGCGGGTATTCCTGTGACCGATTATGTTTGTCCTTCGACTTTGTAA
- the pyrH gene encoding UMP kinase — protein sequence MSINSNGNGQAKTPKYKRILLKLSGEALIGKGEFGIDPDQIMEYIEQVKEIVQEEKVQVAIVIGGGNIFRGMQAKDMGIDRASGDYMGMLATVMNGIALQNTLEKVGLQTRLMSSIEMNKVCEPYIRRRAIRHLENGRVVILAAGTGNPYFTTDTAAALRAVEIEADVILKGTRVDGVYTADPEKDKDAQKFDTISFEEVLSRKLAVMDTTAFTLCEENNIPIIVFDVNQIGNLRRIVQGEAIGTLVER from the coding sequence ATGTCTATCAACTCCAATGGCAATGGTCAAGCAAAAACGCCAAAATACAAGCGAATTTTATTGAAACTCAGTGGGGAAGCCCTTATCGGTAAGGGAGAATTCGGCATTGACCCCGATCAAATCATGGAATACATTGAGCAGGTCAAAGAAATCGTACAGGAAGAAAAGGTTCAAGTAGCGATTGTGATTGGAGGCGGCAATATTTTTAGGGGAATGCAAGCAAAAGATATGGGAATTGACCGTGCATCAGGTGATTATATGGGCATGTTGGCAACGGTGATGAACGGCATTGCACTTCAAAACACCCTCGAAAAAGTAGGGCTGCAAACACGTCTAATGTCTTCTATCGAAATGAACAAAGTCTGTGAACCCTACATTCGCCGCCGAGCCATTCGACACTTGGAAAATGGGCGAGTGGTGATTTTGGCAGCAGGAACAGGCAATCCCTATTTTACAACCGATACTGCAGCGGCACTTAGAGCCGTTGAGATTGAAGCAGATGTAATCTTGAAGGGAACACGAGTCGATGGCGTTTATACAGCCGACCCCGAAAAAGACAAGGATGCCCAAAAATTTGACACCATTTCTTTTGAAGAAGTATTGAGTCGAAAACTGGCAGTGATGGACACGACTGCCTTCACGCTTTGTGAAGAAAACAACATTCCAATCATTGTATTTGATGTCAATCAAATAGGCAATCTTCGACGCATTGTGCAAGGAGAAGCAATTGGTACTTTGGTGGAAAGATAA
- a CDS encoding glycosyltransferase — MVDLIIPFYNEEQRIPFFKSTLQKYLTHNQFFDAVTMVNDGSKDQTQAMLEVIEEEFSAQFPQVHFKVIHIQPNKGKGNAIRAGVLASTSQWVLSSDADFATLPEQLDNWVAKGMVDLKEQKTTYIGSRELGREQELVKALWYRRIIGRVFSTIVYWFTGITEGDTQCGFKLYPTSIAKTAFEPLVELGYAHDVEVLFRLLKGRNVVESLPVKWEERGLSKVNLVSDSLKMLVAIMKMRSYV; from the coding sequence GTGGTTGATTTAATTATTCCTTTTTACAACGAAGAACAGCGAATTCCTTTTTTCAAGAGTACGCTTCAAAAATATCTGACCCACAATCAGTTCTTTGATGCAGTGACGATGGTGAATGATGGAAGCAAAGACCAAACACAGGCAATGTTGGAGGTCATTGAAGAAGAATTTTCTGCACAGTTTCCACAGGTTCACTTCAAGGTGATTCATATACAACCAAACAAAGGTAAAGGCAATGCGATTCGAGCGGGTGTTTTGGCTTCAACAAGTCAATGGGTATTGAGTTCGGATGCAGATTTTGCGACCTTACCCGAACAGTTGGACAATTGGGTGGCAAAAGGAATGGTAGATTTGAAGGAACAGAAAACGACCTACATTGGCTCACGAGAATTGGGGCGAGAACAAGAATTGGTGAAAGCTCTTTGGTATCGGCGAATCATAGGGCGGGTTTTTTCTACCATTGTGTATTGGTTTACAGGCATTACGGAAGGCGATACTCAGTGTGGCTTCAAATTGTACCCTACTTCCATTGCCAAAACCGCTTTTGAGCCTTTGGTTGAATTGGGCTATGCACATGATGTCGAGGTTTTGTTTCGCCTCCTCAAAGGTAGAAATGTAGTGGAATCTTTGCCTGTAAAATGGGAGGAAAGAGGCTTGTCGAAGGTGAATTTGGTAAGCGATAGCCTCAAGATGTTGGTTGCGATCATGAAAATGCGAAGTTATGTGTAG
- a CDS encoding class I SAM-dependent methyltransferase has product MNYKLLFPTYRTRYLFLKNTLDALTANGQNRFQHILHLGTGEGDYDQMIAEYGEKVTACDINEADIVYAQQLNANVDNLTYRIEDAQNLSFEDVAFDLVISIDVIEHVPDSAKMMQEIGRVLQPNAKAVVSFPSIDFPFTYDPVNRLLNLFRQKIPIGAYAYGHFKLIDSKKFKQWSAENQLNIEAERYLTQYFAALPELYWPGFLQKLLKANTQNASVKEADKSLKLRPSTKNPPLLFLTDALIAVDKLLFGWSKASVGKGFVLQKKGDTK; this is encoded by the coding sequence ATGAACTACAAACTACTTTTTCCGACTTACCGAACCCGCTATTTGTTTCTCAAAAACACGTTGGATGCGCTGACCGCAAATGGGCAAAACCGTTTTCAACACATTTTGCATCTCGGAACGGGAGAAGGTGACTATGATCAAATGATTGCAGAATATGGCGAAAAAGTGACTGCTTGCGACATCAATGAGGCGGACATTGTTTATGCACAACAACTCAATGCGAATGTGGATAACTTGACCTATCGGATAGAAGATGCCCAAAATTTGAGTTTTGAAGATGTGGCTTTTGACTTGGTGATTTCAATAGATGTGATTGAACATGTTCCTGATTCGGCAAAAATGATGCAGGAAATTGGTCGGGTTTTGCAGCCAAACGCCAAAGCAGTTGTTTCTTTTCCTTCCATAGATTTTCCGTTTACCTACGATCCCGTCAATCGTTTGTTGAACCTATTTCGGCAGAAAATTCCGATTGGAGCGTATGCCTATGGGCATTTCAAACTGATTGACTCCAAAAAATTCAAACAATGGTCGGCTGAAAACCAACTGAATATTGAAGCCGAACGTTATTTAACCCAATACTTTGCGGCTTTGCCCGAATTGTATTGGCCTGGATTCTTGCAAAAACTGCTGAAGGCAAACACTCAAAATGCTTCTGTGAAAGAAGCAGATAAAAGCCTAAAATTGCGCCCTTCTACCAAAAATCCTCCATTGCTTTTTTTGACCGATGCTTTGATTGCTGTGGATAAGTTGTTGTTTGGTTGGTCAAAAGCGAGTGTGGGAAAGGGGTTTGTATTGCAGAAAAAAGGTGATACAAAATAA
- a CDS encoding TlpA disulfide reductase family protein, giving the protein MKRIKYSCIAILFCTLGVLNSCNVSNMKLSKIDLVDLEGKEVHLEDLKGKPIFLNFWATWCPPCRQEKPAMERARQILEKEGFQFVMISQEDIEVIKKFHHAKPYGFKYLKTMDNIKLLGVFEIPQTYVYNSDGEVVFEHTGMMNWDSPETLQMLREVVK; this is encoded by the coding sequence ATGAAAAGGATAAAGTATTCGTGCATAGCTATTTTGTTTTGCACATTGGGTGTATTGAATAGCTGCAATGTCAGCAACATGAAACTGAGCAAGATTGACTTAGTAGATTTAGAGGGGAAGGAAGTGCATTTGGAGGATTTGAAGGGAAAACCGATTTTCCTCAATTTTTGGGCTACATGGTGTCCGCCTTGCCGCCAAGAAAAACCAGCGATGGAACGAGCAAGGCAAATTTTGGAGAAAGAGGGTTTTCAATTTGTGATGATTTCACAAGAAGATATTGAGGTTATCAAAAAATTTCACCATGCAAAACCTTATGGCTTCAAATACCTAAAAACCATGGACAACATCAAGTTACTGGGCGTTTTTGAAATTCCTCAAACCTATGTTTACAACAGCGATGGTGAAGTTGTTTTTGAGCATACAGGCATGATGAATTGGGATAGCCCCGAAACTTTGCAGATGTTGCGAGAAGTGGTGAAGTGA
- a CDS encoding rhodanese-like domain-containing protein: MNSIKIILLMGLFSFFSNNTTTSDAIQLLDAKTFRAAIAANENVQVVDVRTAMEFQQGHFDNAINISFFDSNFVTQMERFDKSKPIYLYCKSGNRSGKAAGLLAAKGFEEIYDLKGGY, encoded by the coding sequence ATGAATTCAATAAAAATTATTCTTCTCATGGGCTTATTCAGCTTTTTTTCCAACAATACAACTACTTCTGATGCAATCCAACTTTTGGATGCAAAAACATTTAGAGCAGCAATTGCAGCAAATGAAAACGTGCAAGTAGTAGATGTGCGAACTGCAATGGAGTTTCAGCAAGGGCATTTTGATAATGCGATTAATATCAGCTTTTTTGACAGCAATTTTGTGACACAAATGGAGCGTTTTGATAAGTCAAAACCCATTTACCTCTATTGCAAAAGCGGCAACCGCAGTGGAAAGGCCGCAGGGCTTTTGGCCGCAAAAGGTTTTGAAGAAATTTACGATTTGAAGGGAGGATATTAA
- a CDS encoding flotillin-like FloA family protein, which produces METGILIVFLLLFLAFLFALPLLVTKFKAAQKSANLTLKEALLLTIRKTAKPSLFQVIAIVQQYGLNITIAELEAHLLSSGNPQQVVAVLAKNQENPEATFQLLTILDLAGENLEEAVQKAEKIYQITISCLQVNDFEINYNAKFKYGLSRWFSHQEEKKIEQQIRETLTGFAANWTSKSPTQTKSFIHTMVLNNKYWDKIIGVQLIEQNIILK; this is translated from the coding sequence ATGGAAACAGGCATACTCATCGTATTCTTACTACTCTTTTTGGCTTTTTTGTTTGCCTTGCCTCTGCTAGTGACAAAGTTCAAAGCTGCCCAAAAGTCTGCAAACTTAACACTTAAAGAAGCATTGCTACTTACCATTCGAAAAACGGCAAAACCCTCTCTTTTTCAAGTCATTGCCATAGTTCAACAGTATGGGCTAAATATCACTATTGCAGAACTTGAAGCACACTTACTGTCTAGTGGAAATCCTCAGCAGGTTGTGGCTGTTTTAGCAAAAAATCAAGAGAACCCAGAAGCTACCTTTCAACTGTTAACAATACTCGACTTAGCAGGTGAAAATTTAGAGGAAGCAGTTCAAAAAGCCGAAAAAATCTATCAAATAACAATTTCTTGTCTGCAAGTCAATGATTTTGAAATCAACTACAACGCAAAATTCAAATATGGACTTTCAAGATGGTTTAGCCATCAGGAAGAAAAGAAAATAGAACAGCAAATCAGAGAAACATTGACTGGTTTTGCTGCAAACTGGACATCGAAATCCCCGACTCAAACAAAATCGTTCATTCATACAATGGTTTTGAATAACAAATACTGGGATAAGATTATTGGTGTTCAACTGATAGAACAAAACATAATACTGAAATAA
- a CDS encoding DUF3995 domain-containing protein, which produces MQTLLSFLLFTIFLLLSLLHLYWALGGKWGFNQALPTNEQGERILNPSSFASAIVGFGLLLFAAYYLLKGEFIVAAVVPKWVVKYGGWGISAIFLLRALGDFRYVGFFKSIKNTNFGTMDTKLYAPLCLLIGVAGVILQIIIQ; this is translated from the coding sequence ATGCAAACTCTCCTATCATTTCTACTATTCACCATTTTTCTGCTACTTTCCCTTCTACATCTCTACTGGGCATTGGGCGGCAAATGGGGCTTCAATCAAGCCTTACCAACCAATGAACAGGGCGAAAGAATATTGAATCCCAGTAGTTTTGCTTCTGCTATCGTGGGTTTTGGCTTGTTGTTGTTTGCAGCCTACTATCTACTCAAAGGTGAATTCATTGTAGCTGCGGTTGTTCCTAAATGGGTGGTAAAATATGGTGGATGGGGCATTTCAGCGATTTTTCTGCTTCGTGCGCTGGGCGATTTTAGATATGTGGGCTTCTTCAAAAGTATAAAAAACACGAATTTTGGCACAATGGACACGAAACTGTATGCGCCATTATGTCTGTTGATTGGAGTGGCGGGGGTAATTCTTCAAATCATAATACAATAA
- a CDS encoding 3-hydroxyacyl-ACP dehydratase FabZ family protein produces the protein MDLLQRIKELLPYEPPFLFVDELTEINENGAKGTYTFRKDEYFYRGHLPNNPITPGVILIETMAQIGLVTLGMFLIKAHENLQLIDFAFSSSEVEFLKMVRPEEKVWVQSEKVYFRFGKLKCRVVMTNEAGEKVCKGHLSGMVLRK, from the coding sequence ATGGATTTACTGCAACGCATCAAAGAACTGCTTCCCTATGAGCCACCTTTTTTATTTGTAGATGAACTCACCGAAATCAACGAAAATGGCGCAAAAGGAACTTATACTTTTCGCAAAGATGAGTATTTTTATCGTGGACACCTTCCCAACAATCCGATTACGCCAGGGGTTATATTGATCGAAACGATGGCACAAATCGGTTTGGTGACTTTGGGAATGTTCTTAATCAAAGCACATGAAAACCTCCAACTTATTGATTTTGCGTTTAGTAGTTCAGAAGTAGAATTTTTGAAGATGGTGCGTCCAGAAGAAAAAGTTTGGGTACAGTCCGAAAAGGTGTACTTTCGTTTCGGCAAATTGAAGTGTAGAGTGGTGATGACCAATGAAGCAGGTGAAAAAGTCTGCAAAGGGCATTTGTCGGGAATGGTTTTGAGGAAGTGA
- a CDS encoding beta-ketoacyl-[acyl-carrier-protein] synthase family protein — translation MIKRVVITGMGVVAPNAVGLADFEAALKEGKSGIQFIEELKELKFSCQVGGIPPVTLEHKQQYFSDLELSRLKANGVLYGCIAGMDAWKDAGLTISDRKTDEADWDSGCIMGAGLASARAIRYAMYMIDELNTRRLGSTITQQTMSSGVSAYLGGMLGLGNQVTTNASACSTGTEAIIMGAERIRLGKAKRMLCGGCDSAGAYVWAGFDAMRVLNRRSNDNPEYASRPMSATATGFVPGGGAGALLLEDLESALERNAPIYAEVLGGFTNSGGQRNAGSMTAPNVLGIERCILGALQDAGIEASEVDAISGHLTSTMFDPGEVASWSKALQRTGTDFPYISALKSMIGHCLSAAGAIEAVAAVLQLKGNFLHPSLNCEDLHPEIAAVIDPKRIPQTFQKAELNIFAKSSFGFGDVNSCVIFKKY, via the coding sequence ATTATCAAACGAGTCGTCATAACAGGAATGGGCGTAGTTGCTCCAAATGCAGTCGGGTTAGCCGATTTTGAAGCCGCATTGAAGGAAGGGAAATCGGGTATTCAATTCATTGAAGAATTGAAGGAATTGAAATTTTCCTGTCAAGTAGGAGGAATACCGCCTGTCACTCTCGAACACAAACAACAGTATTTTTCGGATTTAGAACTCAGTCGCCTCAAAGCCAATGGCGTTTTGTATGGCTGCATTGCAGGAATGGATGCGTGGAAAGATGCAGGTTTGACCATTTCGGACCGCAAAACGGATGAAGCAGATTGGGATAGCGGTTGTATTATGGGGGCAGGTTTGGCGAGCGCAAGGGCAATTCGCTACGCCATGTATATGATTGACGAATTGAATACGAGGCGACTGGGCAGCACGATTACCCAACAAACGATGTCAAGCGGCGTGAGTGCCTACTTGGGTGGAATGTTGGGTTTGGGAAATCAAGTCACAACGAATGCTTCTGCTTGTAGCACAGGAACGGAGGCGATTATTATGGGTGCGGAACGGATTCGACTCGGCAAGGCAAAACGAATGTTGTGTGGAGGCTGTGATAGTGCGGGAGCATACGTTTGGGCGGGATTTGATGCGATGCGGGTGTTGAATCGGCGAAGCAATGATAATCCAGAATATGCTTCTCGACCGATGAGTGCAACGGCTACGGGTTTTGTGCCTGGAGGTGGTGCGGGGGCTTTGTTGTTGGAGGATTTGGAGAGTGCTTTGGAGCGAAATGCACCGATTTATGCAGAAGTCTTGGGCGGTTTTACCAATTCTGGCGGTCAACGAAATGCAGGCAGCATGACAGCTCCAAATGTTTTAGGCATAGAGCGTTGCATCCTCGGCGCACTGCAAGATGCGGGCATTGAAGCATCGGAAGTAGATGCGATTTCGGGACATTTGACCTCTACGATGTTTGACCCTGGTGAAGTAGCGAGTTGGTCCAAGGCATTGCAGCGAACAGGAACGGATTTTCCGTATATCAGTGCTTTGAAGTCCATGATTGGACACTGTTTGAGTGCCGCAGGAGCGATTGAAGCGGTGGCGGCTGTGCTGCAATTGAAGGGCAATTTTTTGCATCCTTCTTTGAATTGTGAAGATTTACATCCCGAAATTGCAGCGGTTATTGACCCCAAAAGAATTCCACAAACTTTTCAAAAAGCAGAACTAAACATTTTTGCGAAAAGCAGCTTTGGTTTTGGAGATGTGAACAGTTGTGTTATCTTCAAGAAATATTGA